A DNA window from Streptomyces canus contains the following coding sequences:
- the glpK gene encoding glycerol kinase GlpK yields MTDRFVAAIDQGTTSSRCIIFNQDGAIVAVDQREHRQIFPKPGWVEHDATEIWSKVQAVVAGAIAKAGLRADQLSALGITNQRETTVLWDRATGKPVHNAIVWQDTRTAALTRQLGGSDGQDRFREQTGLPLATYFSGPKAAWLLDNVPGLRARAENGEIAFGTIDSWLIWNLTGGTDGGQHVTDVTNAGRTMLMNLETLQWDQSILSAMNVPDAVLPEIKSSAEVYGTAVGQLAGVPVASALGDQQAAVFGQACYDVGTAKNTYGTGSFLLLNTGNRPVPSKNGLLTTMGYKIGSEAPVYCLEGSIAITGALVQWFRDQLGIIRSADEIEPLAASVEDNGGAYIVPAFSGLFAPYWRSDARGVVTGLTRYVTKAHLARAVLEATSWQTREVVDAMYQDSGVQITTLKVDGGMTKNNLLMQHQADVLDVPVVRPKVSETTCLGAAYAAGLATGVWNDLDELKSHWQKDVEWTPSMEASVRDRQYHNWRKAVEKSFGWEEDGEN; encoded by the coding sequence ATGACGGACAGGTTCGTCGCCGCTATCGACCAGGGCACCACCTCCAGCCGCTGCATCATCTTCAACCAGGACGGCGCGATCGTGGCCGTCGACCAGCGCGAGCACCGCCAGATCTTCCCCAAGCCCGGCTGGGTGGAGCACGACGCCACCGAGATCTGGTCCAAGGTGCAGGCCGTCGTCGCCGGGGCGATCGCCAAGGCCGGGCTGCGCGCCGACCAGCTCAGCGCGCTCGGCATCACCAACCAGCGCGAGACGACGGTCCTGTGGGACCGCGCGACGGGCAAGCCCGTGCACAACGCGATCGTGTGGCAGGACACCCGCACCGCGGCGCTGACCAGGCAACTCGGCGGCTCCGACGGGCAGGACCGTTTCCGCGAGCAGACCGGACTGCCGCTGGCCACCTATTTCTCGGGACCGAAGGCGGCCTGGCTGCTGGACAACGTGCCGGGGCTGCGTGCACGCGCCGAGAACGGTGAGATCGCCTTCGGCACCATCGACTCCTGGCTGATCTGGAACCTCACCGGCGGCACGGACGGCGGGCAGCACGTCACCGACGTGACGAACGCCGGACGCACCATGCTGATGAACCTGGAGACCCTCCAGTGGGATCAGTCCATCCTGTCCGCGATGAACGTGCCCGACGCCGTGCTGCCCGAGATCAAGTCGTCCGCCGAGGTCTACGGCACCGCGGTCGGCCAACTGGCGGGCGTGCCCGTGGCGTCCGCGCTCGGCGACCAGCAGGCCGCCGTGTTCGGGCAGGCCTGCTACGACGTGGGCACGGCGAAGAACACGTACGGCACGGGCTCCTTCCTGTTGCTCAACACGGGCAATCGGCCGGTCCCTTCGAAGAACGGTCTGCTGACGACGATGGGCTACAAGATCGGCAGTGAGGCGCCGGTGTACTGCCTGGAGGGGTCGATTGCCATAACGGGCGCCTTGGTCCAGTGGTTCCGCGATCAACTCGGCATCATCCGTAGCGCCGACGAGATCGAACCGCTGGCGGCGAGTGTCGAGGACAACGGCGGCGCGTACATCGTGCCCGCCTTCTCCGGCCTGTTCGCTCCCTACTGGCGCTCCGACGCGCGCGGTGTCGTCACGGGTCTCACCCGGTACGTCACCAAGGCGCACCTCGCGCGCGCGGTGCTCGAAGCGACGAGCTGGCAGACGCGCGAGGTCGTGGACGCCATGTACCAGGACTCCGGGGTGCAGATCACCACCCTGAAGGTGGACGGCGGCATGACCAAGAACAACCTGCTCATGCAGCACCAGGCGGATGTGCTCGACGTGCCGGTGGTCCGGCCGAAGGTCTCCGAGACCACGTGCCTGGGTGCCGCGTACGCTGCCGGGCTCGCCACAGGCGTGTGGAACGACCTCGACGAGTTGAAGTCCCACTGGCAGAAGGACGTGGAGTGGACGCCGAGCATGGAGGCGTCCGTCCGGGACCGTCAGTACCACAACTGGCGCAAGGCCGTGGAGAAGAGCTTCGGCTGGGAAGAGGACGGCGAGAACTAG
- a CDS encoding GTP-binding protein yields MIFGRSERGKPPVEPVTLKILVAGGFGVGKTTFVGAVSEIRPLRTEELLTEAGRPVDDTSGVEGKRTTTVAMDFGRITLREDLVLYLFGTPGQERFWFMWDELSEGALGAVVLADTRRLEDCFAAVDYFERRSIPFLVGVNCFEGAIRYPEEDVRQALDLDEDVPIVLCDARHKQSVKDVLVGVVQHAMAYSARRRQTVTT; encoded by the coding sequence ATGATCTTCGGGCGTTCTGAGCGCGGCAAGCCCCCGGTCGAGCCCGTCACGCTCAAGATCCTGGTGGCCGGTGGCTTCGGCGTGGGCAAGACCACGTTCGTGGGCGCGGTCAGCGAGATCAGGCCGCTGCGCACCGAGGAACTGCTGACCGAGGCAGGACGCCCGGTCGACGACACGAGCGGTGTCGAGGGCAAGCGCACCACCACCGTCGCCATGGACTTCGGGCGCATCACCCTGCGCGAAGACCTGGTGCTGTACCTGTTCGGCACACCCGGGCAGGAACGGTTCTGGTTCATGTGGGACGAGCTTTCCGAAGGTGCTCTCGGAGCCGTCGTGCTTGCCGACACCCGCCGCCTGGAGGACTGCTTCGCGGCCGTCGACTACTTCGAGCGGCGCTCCATACCCTTCCTGGTCGGCGTCAACTGCTTCGAGGGAGCGATCCGTTACCCGGAGGAGGATGTACGCCAGGCCCTCGACCTCGACGAGGACGTACCGATCGTGCTGTGCGACGCCCGGCACAAGCAGTCGGTCAAGGACGTCCTGGTGGGCGTCGTCCAGCACGCCATGGCGTACTCGGCGCGGCGCCGTCAGACCGTCACCACCTGA
- a CDS encoding hydantoinase B/oxoprolinase family protein, producing MTTGWQFWVDRGGTFTDIVARRPDGRLLTHKLLSENPARYADAAVAGVRALLDGSGEPVDAVRMGTTVATNALLERKGERTLLVITRGFRDALRIAYQNRPRIFARRIDLPDLLHERVVEADERIAADGTVLRAPDLDALAGPLQEAYDDGIRAVAVVCMHSYLHPAHEQAIGQLAARIGFPQISLSSEVSPLMKLVPRGDTAVVDAYLSPVLRRYVRHVADELEGVRLMFMQSNGGLAEARQFRGKDAILSGPAGGIVGMARMSQLAGFHRVIGFDMGGTSTDVSHFAGEYERVFTTQIAGVRLRAPMLDIHTVAAGGGSVLHFDGSRYRVGPDSAGADPGPACYRGGGPLAVTDANVMLGRIQPAHFPRVFGPDGDQPLDAELVRDRFTALAREIRERTGDDRTPEQVAEGYLHIAVANIANAVKRISVQKGHDVTRYALTTFGGAGGQHACMVADSLGMRTVLVPPMAGVLSALGIGLADTTAMREQAVEAPLDPAAMSGVLKTADDLESAARAELRAEDVPENRIQVTRRVQLRYDGTDTPLTVELTEPTAMRHAFEERHRATYSFTLDRPLVVEALSVEATGITEPPDLSALAVYQGNPTAPETVRLHTSGAWRDVPLHRRENLAPGETVTGPAIITETSATTVVDDGWRAATTDDGHLVMERVTITESSDLDTKADPVLLEVFNNLFMSIAEQMGARLESTAQSVNIKERLDFSCALFDPDGNLVANAPHIPVHLGSMGTSVQEVIRRRGSSMNPGDTYAVNDPYHGGTHLPDVTVITPVFDAKTTESEQKILFYVASRGHHAEIGGIAPGSMPADSSTIEEEGVLFDNWLLAENGRLREEETLRLLTEAPYPSRNPRTNLADLRAQIAANRKGVDEVGRMIENFGLDVVQAYMKHVQDNAEEAVRRVIDALDDGEYAYETDSGAVIHVHVRVDRENRSATIDFTGTSAQLTTNFNAPFAVVNAAVLYVFRTLVDDDIPLNDGCLRPLDIVVPPGSMLAPEPPAAVVAGNVETSQAITGALYAALGVQAEGSGTMNNVTFGNERHQYYETVASGSGAGEGFPGAPAVQTHMTNSRLTDPEVLEWRLPVQLDEFALRPGSGGAGKWHGGDGAVRRIRFHEPMKVSTLSQHRRVPPYGMAGGEPGALGANRVERADGTVTELAGRDSADVGPGDVLVIETPGGGGYGPPSTQHPQQAGEETNDLRAF from the coding sequence GTGACGACAGGCTGGCAGTTCTGGGTCGACCGAGGCGGCACTTTCACCGATATCGTCGCGCGACGCCCGGACGGCCGCCTGCTCACCCACAAGCTGCTGTCGGAGAACCCCGCTCGCTACGCCGACGCCGCGGTCGCCGGGGTCCGCGCGCTCCTGGACGGCTCCGGGGAACCCGTCGACGCCGTTCGCATGGGCACCACCGTCGCCACCAATGCCCTGCTGGAACGGAAGGGGGAGCGGACCCTCCTCGTCATCACCCGCGGTTTCCGCGACGCCCTGCGCATCGCCTACCAGAACCGCCCCCGTATCTTCGCCCGTCGCATCGACCTCCCCGATCTCCTCCACGAGCGGGTCGTGGAGGCCGACGAGCGCATCGCCGCCGACGGGACGGTGCTGCGCGCCCCCGACCTGGACGCCCTCGCCGGTCCCCTCCAGGAGGCGTACGACGACGGAATCCGGGCCGTCGCCGTGGTCTGCATGCACAGCTACCTCCACCCCGCCCACGAGCAGGCGATCGGACAGCTGGCCGCCCGCATCGGCTTTCCGCAGATCTCGCTCTCCAGCGAGGTCAGCCCGCTGATGAAGCTCGTCCCGCGCGGGGACACCGCCGTCGTCGACGCCTACCTGTCGCCGGTGCTGCGCCGATACGTCCGGCACGTCGCGGACGAACTCGAGGGCGTGCGGCTGATGTTCATGCAGTCGAACGGCGGCCTCGCCGAAGCCCGGCAGTTCCGCGGCAAGGACGCCATCCTGTCCGGCCCCGCAGGCGGCATCGTCGGGATGGCCCGCATGTCCCAACTGGCCGGTTTCCACCGGGTCATCGGCTTCGACATGGGCGGCACCTCCACCGACGTCTCGCACTTCGCGGGCGAGTACGAACGCGTCTTCACCACCCAGATCGCCGGTGTCCGGCTGCGCGCCCCCATGCTGGACATCCACACCGTCGCGGCCGGCGGCGGCTCGGTCCTGCACTTCGACGGCTCCCGCTACCGCGTAGGGCCGGACTCGGCGGGCGCGGACCCGGGCCCCGCCTGCTACCGGGGCGGCGGCCCGCTCGCCGTCACCGACGCCAACGTGATGCTCGGCCGCATCCAACCCGCCCACTTCCCCAGGGTGTTCGGTCCGGACGGCGACCAGCCCCTCGACGCCGAACTCGTCCGCGACCGCTTCACCGCCCTCGCACGCGAGATCCGTGAACGGACCGGTGACGACCGCACTCCCGAACAGGTCGCCGAGGGATACCTCCACATCGCCGTCGCCAACATCGCCAACGCCGTCAAGCGGATCTCCGTCCAGAAGGGCCATGACGTCACCCGCTACGCCCTCACCACCTTCGGCGGGGCGGGTGGCCAGCACGCGTGCATGGTCGCCGACTCGCTCGGCATGCGCACGGTCCTGGTGCCGCCCATGGCCGGTGTCCTCTCCGCCCTCGGTATCGGACTCGCCGACACCACGGCCATGCGCGAACAGGCCGTCGAGGCCCCGTTGGACCCCGCTGCCATGTCCGGCGTCCTCAAGACCGCCGACGACCTGGAGAGCGCCGCCCGTGCCGAACTCCGCGCCGAGGACGTCCCCGAGAACCGTATCCAGGTCACCCGCCGCGTCCAGCTCCGCTACGACGGCACCGACACCCCCCTCACCGTCGAGCTGACCGAGCCGACCGCGATGAGGCACGCCTTCGAGGAACGTCATCGCGCCACGTACTCCTTCACCCTCGACCGCCCGCTCGTCGTCGAAGCCCTCTCCGTCGAAGCCACCGGCATCACCGAACCCCCCGATCTCTCCGCCCTGGCCGTCTACCAGGGCAATCCCACCGCCCCCGAAACCGTCCGCCTCCACACGTCCGGCGCCTGGCGCGATGTCCCCCTCCACCGCCGCGAGAACCTGGCTCCCGGCGAGACCGTCACCGGCCCCGCGATCATCACCGAGACCAGTGCGACGACCGTCGTCGACGACGGCTGGCGGGCCGCGACGACCGATGACGGGCATCTGGTCATGGAACGCGTGACGATTACGGAGAGTTCCGATCTCGACACAAAAGCCGACCCGGTTCTGCTCGAGGTCTTCAACAACCTCTTCATGTCCATCGCCGAACAGATGGGCGCCCGGCTGGAGTCCACGGCCCAGTCCGTCAACATCAAGGAGCGACTGGACTTCTCCTGCGCCCTCTTCGACCCGGACGGAAACCTGGTGGCCAACGCCCCACACATCCCCGTCCACCTCGGCTCCATGGGCACCAGCGTCCAGGAGGTCATCCGCAGGCGCGGGTCGTCCATGAACCCCGGGGACACCTACGCGGTCAACGACCCGTACCACGGCGGCACCCACCTGCCCGACGTCACCGTGATCACCCCGGTGTTCGACGCGAAGACCACGGAGAGTGAGCAGAAGATCCTCTTCTACGTCGCCTCCCGCGGCCATCACGCCGAGATCGGCGGCATCGCCCCCGGCTCCATGCCCGCCGACAGCAGCACCATCGAGGAGGAGGGCGTCCTTTTCGACAACTGGCTGCTCGCGGAGAACGGCCGCCTGCGCGAGGAGGAGACCCTCCGTCTGCTCACCGAGGCGCCGTACCCCTCCCGCAATCCGAGGACCAACCTCGCCGACCTCCGCGCACAGATCGCCGCCAACCGCAAGGGCGTCGACGAAGTCGGCCGCATGATCGAGAACTTCGGTCTCGATGTCGTGCAGGCGTACATGAAGCACGTCCAGGACAACGCCGAAGAGGCCGTGCGCCGGGTGATCGACGCCCTGGACGACGGCGAGTACGCCTACGAGACCGACTCGGGCGCCGTCATCCACGTCCACGTGCGCGTGGACCGCGAAAACCGCTCCGCCACCATCGACTTCACCGGTACGTCCGCCCAGCTGACCACCAACTTCAACGCGCCCTTCGCGGTGGTCAACGCGGCTGTCCTGTACGTGTTCCGGACACTGGTCGACGACGACATCCCGCTCAACGACGGCTGTCTGCGCCCGCTGGACATCGTCGTACCGCCCGGGTCCATGCTGGCGCCCGAGCCGCCGGCCGCCGTCGTCGCGGGCAACGTGGAGACCTCACAGGCCATCACGGGCGCCCTGTATGCGGCGCTCGGTGTTCAGGCCGAGGGCTCCGGCACCATGAACAACGTCACCTTCGGCAACGAACGCCACCAGTACTACGAGACCGTGGCCTCCGGGTCCGGCGCGGGCGAAGGCTTCCCCGGCGCGCCCGCGGTGCAGACTCACATGACCAACTCGCGGCTCACGGACCCCGAGGTCCTGGAGTGGCGACTGCCCGTGCAGCTCGACGAGTTCGCGCTGCGGCCCGGCAGCGGCGGCGCAGGAAAGTGGCACGGCGGAGACGGTGCCGTACGCCGCATCCGGTTCCACGAGCCCATGAAGGTCTCCACCCTGTCCCAGCATCGTAGGGTGCCCCCGTACGGCATGGCGGGCGGCGAGCCCGGTGCGCTGGGCGCCAACCGCGTGGAGCGTGCGGACGGTACGGTCACCGAACTCGCCGGTCGTGACTCGGCGGACGTCGGCCCCGGCGACGTACTCGTCATCGAGACCCCTGGCGGCGGAGGCTATGGCCCGCCGTCTACCCAACACCCCCAGCAAGCAGGAGAAGAGACCAATGATCTTCGGGCGTTCTGA
- a CDS encoding DUF742 domain-containing protein: MSTDGQGRSHWFDDEAGPVVRPYAMTRGRTTSAGQHRLDLIAVVVAESHTDDPEGDHSLSPEHVDIVDLCRDTPQSVAELSSELDLPIGVVRVLIGDLVASDWVHVNRPVPPAELPDESILRDVINGLRAL; this comes from the coding sequence ATGAGCACAGACGGTCAGGGAAGAAGCCACTGGTTCGACGACGAGGCCGGACCGGTGGTCCGTCCGTACGCCATGACACGCGGCCGCACGACGAGTGCCGGGCAGCACCGTCTCGACCTCATCGCGGTCGTCGTGGCCGAATCCCATACGGACGATCCCGAAGGGGACCACTCGCTGTCCCCCGAGCACGTGGACATCGTCGACCTGTGCCGGGACACCCCCCAGTCGGTCGCCGAGCTGTCCTCCGAGCTGGACCTGCCCATCGGGGTCGTGAGGGTCCTCATAGGCGATCTCGTGGCCTCGGACTGGGTCCACGTGAACCGGCCGGTGCCGCCCGCCGAGCTCCCGGACGAGAGTATCCTGCGCGACGTGATCAACGGCCTCAGAGCCCTGTGA
- a CDS encoding roadblock/LC7 domain-containing protein — protein MTAPKATDKSGELNWLLDDLVDRVASIRKALVLSSDGLPTGVSKDLTREDSEHLAAVASGFHSLAKGVGRHFEAGNVRQTVVELDDAFLFVTAAGDGSCLAVLSDADSDVGLVAYEMTLLVKRVGVHLGAAPRTDLPQGG, from the coding sequence ATGACCGCACCGAAGGCGACCGACAAGTCCGGCGAGCTGAACTGGCTCCTCGATGACCTGGTGGACCGCGTCGCGAGCATCCGCAAGGCCCTGGTGCTCTCCAGCGACGGCCTCCCGACCGGCGTGTCCAAGGACCTGACCCGCGAGGACAGCGAGCACCTCGCCGCCGTGGCGTCCGGGTTCCACAGCCTCGCCAAGGGGGTGGGCCGGCACTTCGAGGCGGGCAACGTCCGGCAGACGGTCGTGGAACTGGACGACGCCTTCCTGTTCGTGACGGCCGCCGGCGACGGCAGCTGCCTTGCCGTCCTCTCGGACGCCGACTCGGACGTGGGCCTCGTCGCGTACGAGATGACGCTCCTGGTCAAGCGGGTCGGTGTGCATCTCGGTGCCGCCCCGCGCACCGATCTGCCTCAGGGCGGGTAG
- a CDS encoding nitrate- and nitrite sensing domain-containing protein — MRFRGKSIRRKIVALLLVPLVSLIAVWGFATVLTGREVAQLFQVSTVTEKLGYPIEDTVRMLQQERRQTLVYLADPRASDALSALRSTRNASDDAIAKFRKNTRDPDVRDGLDQDDDERLTAILDAFDGIDSLRRSVEEGTVTRLQAFYQYNRLVDPAYDLLATLDGVDSVELDKQARSLVNITRARELLSREDALLGSALVVGKLTRDEIRDVSDLVAQRTLLYDINLGVLPTSERERYERFWKNAGTAPLRSAEQSVAGADPGTYGNVSAKSWDAAAGSVLDELAKLDDQAGDRLQDRVRPDAMGVIIKAAVVGVLGLVALLFSLVLSVRVGRTLIRDLRQLRLEAHEASGVRLPSVMRRLSVGEQVDVETEVPRLEYDKNEMGEVGQALNTLQRAAVEAAVKQAELRAGVSEVFVNLARRSQVLLHKQLTLLDTMERRTEDTDELADLFRLDHLTTRMRRHAEGLVILSGAAPSRQWRKPVQLMDVVRAAVAEVEDYERIEVRRLPRVAVTGPAVADLTHLVAELLENATVFSPPHTAVQVLGERVANGFTLEIHDRGLGMAADALLDANLRLAETPEFELSDTDRLGLFVVSRLAQRQNVRVSLQPSPYGGTTAVVFIPDALLTDDVPDTNGIGFRLDRPRPSKEAELEDAQRISLTRVPAQLAGRPPAILDGPVELEAPVDLDALNDFPGVLDSEDSERGGLFRPRRSLAQVDDEAPGTDGTDIDDGGPDAPVSLSRRRSPKLVTSHGRPVTDERTGREATDEPPAIGPGTSRPQTTPSAGQRPARSEPPTLPSRRRAAALRRGTGVADRPDELTESPTSSASPNREPGGPSGAPVLPRRTRRAEIASSGTGPDSGDSATGATGRPDAPALGPVASAPGALGRGGPADSAPDGAVRPGWGESARGASGSGRPPLGAARGSQDAASGTAPLPRRVRQANLAPQLKQAPERRPQNQAEPAERDADEVRSRMASLQRGWQRGREENAVGDDTPGGTAPQRTTKGDGR; from the coding sequence ATGCGCTTTCGCGGGAAGTCGATCCGCCGGAAGATCGTGGCGCTGCTTCTCGTGCCGCTGGTGTCCCTGATCGCGGTGTGGGGCTTCGCCACGGTACTGACGGGACGTGAGGTCGCCCAGCTGTTCCAGGTGTCGACCGTCACGGAGAAACTCGGTTATCCCATCGAGGACACCGTGCGCATGCTCCAGCAGGAACGCCGCCAGACGCTTGTCTATCTGGCTGATCCGCGCGCGTCGGACGCCCTGTCCGCGCTGCGCAGCACGAGGAACGCCTCCGACGACGCCATCGCCAAGTTCCGGAAGAACACACGCGATCCCGATGTCCGCGACGGACTGGACCAGGACGACGACGAACGCCTCACGGCCATCCTGGACGCGTTCGACGGCATCGACTCACTGCGCCGCAGCGTCGAGGAGGGCACGGTCACCCGCCTCCAGGCCTTCTACCAATACAACCGCCTCGTCGACCCCGCCTACGACCTGCTCGCCACCCTCGACGGCGTCGACAGCGTCGAGTTGGACAAGCAGGCACGGTCTCTGGTCAACATCACCCGGGCCCGCGAACTGCTCTCCCGCGAGGACGCCCTGCTCGGCTCCGCCCTCGTGGTGGGCAAGCTCACGCGCGACGAGATCCGTGACGTCTCCGACCTCGTCGCCCAGCGGACCCTGCTGTACGACATCAACCTGGGAGTGCTGCCGACGTCGGAACGCGAGCGGTACGAGCGTTTCTGGAAGAACGCCGGCACCGCCCCGCTGCGCTCCGCAGAGCAGTCCGTCGCCGGCGCTGATCCCGGCACCTACGGCAACGTCAGTGCCAAGAGCTGGGACGCCGCCGCGGGCAGTGTGCTCGACGAACTCGCCAAGCTCGACGACCAGGCCGGCGACCGCCTCCAGGACCGCGTCCGGCCGGATGCGATGGGCGTGATCATCAAGGCGGCCGTCGTCGGCGTCCTCGGCCTGGTCGCCCTGCTCTTCTCGCTCGTGCTGTCCGTGCGCGTCGGCCGCACCCTCATCCGCGACCTGAGGCAACTGCGCCTGGAGGCCCACGAGGCCTCCGGCGTACGGCTGCCCAGCGTGATGCGCCGACTCTCCGTGGGCGAACAGGTGGACGTCGAGACCGAGGTCCCGCGCCTGGAGTACGACAAGAACGAGATGGGTGAGGTCGGCCAGGCCCTCAACACCCTCCAGCGTGCGGCCGTCGAAGCCGCCGTCAAGCAGGCAGAGTTGCGCGCCGGGGTCTCCGAGGTCTTCGTCAACCTCGCCCGCCGCAGCCAGGTCCTGCTGCACAAGCAGCTCACGCTGCTCGACACCATGGAGCGCCGCACCGAGGACACCGACGAACTCGCCGACCTCTTCCGCCTCGACCACCTGACCACCCGTATGCGCCGACATGCCGAGGGCCTGGTGATCCTCTCCGGCGCGGCCCCCTCCCGGCAGTGGCGCAAACCCGTCCAGCTCATGGACGTCGTCCGCGCCGCCGTCGCCGAGGTCGAGGACTATGAGCGCATCGAGGTCCGCAGGCTGCCCAGGGTGGCCGTGACCGGCCCGGCCGTCGCGGACCTCACGCATCTCGTGGCCGAACTCCTGGAGAACGCCACGGTGTTCTCGCCGCCGCACACCGCCGTCCAGGTCCTGGGCGAGCGCGTCGCCAACGGTTTCACCCTGGAGATCCACGACCGCGGACTCGGTATGGCCGCCGACGCGCTGCTGGACGCCAACCTCCGGCTCGCCGAGACACCGGAGTTCGAGCTCTCCGACACCGACCGGCTGGGTCTGTTCGTGGTCAGCCGGCTCGCCCAGCGGCAGAACGTCAGGGTCTCGCTGCAGCCTTCGCCGTACGGCGGCACGACGGCCGTCGTCTTCATTCCCGACGCGCTGCTGACCGACGACGTCCCGGACACCAACGGCATCGGCTTCCGTCTCGACCGCCCCCGGCCGTCGAAGGAGGCCGAACTGGAGGATGCCCAGCGCATCTCGCTCACCCGGGTACCGGCCCAGCTGGCGGGCAGGCCGCCCGCGATCCTGGACGGCCCGGTCGAACTGGAGGCTCCTGTCGACCTGGACGCCCTGAACGACTTCCCTGGTGTGCTCGACTCCGAGGACAGCGAGCGTGGTGGACTGTTCCGCCCGCGCCGCTCCCTGGCCCAGGTCGACGACGAAGCCCCGGGAACCGACGGGACGGACATCGACGACGGCGGCCCGGACGCCCCGGTGTCACTGTCCCGCCGCCGCAGTCCCAAGCTGGTCACCTCCCACGGACGCCCGGTCACCGACGAGCGGACGGGACGCGAGGCGACGGACGAGCCACCGGCGATCGGCCCGGGTACGTCCCGGCCGCAGACGACCCCCTCGGCGGGGCAGAGGCCGGCGCGCTCCGAACCTCCCACGCTGCCGAGTCGCCGCCGCGCCGCGGCCCTGCGCCGGGGCACCGGCGTGGCCGACCGCCCCGACGAGTTGACGGAATCACCGACCTCCTCGGCATCCCCGAACCGTGAACCCGGCGGGCCGTCCGGCGCTCCGGTCCTGCCCCGACGCACACGGCGTGCCGAAATCGCGTCCAGCGGTACGGGCCCGGACTCGGGCGACTCCGCCACCGGTGCCACCGGCAGGCCGGACGCGCCCGCTCTCGGCCCCGTCGCGTCCGCTCCGGGCGCCCTCGGCAGGGGCGGCCCGGCCGACTCCGCCCCGGACGGCGCCGTACGTCCTGGCTGGGGCGAGTCCGCCCGCGGCGCCTCCGGCTCGGGCAGGCCGCCCCTCGGCGCCGCACGCGGGTCCCAGGACGCCGCCTCCGGCACCGCCCCGCTGCCCCGCCGCGTACGGCAGGCCAACCTGGCCCCCCAGCTCAAGCAGGCTCCGGAGCGGCGCCCCCAGAACCAGGCGGAGCCCGCCGAACGGGACGCCGACGAGGTACGCAGCCGAATGGCCTCGCTCCAGCGCGGCTGGCAGCGTGGCCGTGAGGAGAACGCCGTGGGCGATGACACGCCAGGCGGCACAGCACCACAACGAACGACTAAGGGGGACGGTCGATGA